One Setaria viridis chromosome 5, Setaria_viridis_v4.0, whole genome shotgun sequence genomic region harbors:
- the LOC117854745 gene encoding DNA ligase 6 isoform X1 → MASLLSSPDASKSLSINTSELFLSSLASLPSPHAHPILTSASTPLPPVPAAVPPTALIPGSRFLIDAFRHAGDFSVAYFLSHFHSDHYGGLAPSWRRGLIFCSAPTARLVSSVLSVPPQLVVALDLGVRVTVDGWGVTAVDANHCPGAVQFLFSSPGPNTERYVHTGDFRYTESMTHDPYLLEFVRADAVFLDTTYCNPKFTFPSQEEAVDYVVNAIKHVKDESSAAGKRVLCLIATYVVGKERILLEVARRCGCSIHVDSRKMEILTVLGFGGENGVFTEDASVTDVHVIGWNVLGETWPYFRPNFVKMKEIMVERGYMKAVGFVPTGWMYETKKEGFAVRVKDSLEIHLVPYSEHSSYDELRDYVKFLHPKRVIPTVGVDAGKLDSKEAIAMQKHFSGLVDETANKQEFLMAFHRRSTDATHSCKDVAKCSILHDGEDAALLPAITSASEQLDTLRENITEEMKKELSDFLPSWVSEEQIMDLLISSGGDVVKAASDFFERERDFFEEANISCSETLKSEKKHTSDHGSSADGSSQQECPLFSQKPVEHSTKLVNLTPTGKKPNTPKKEKKRGSGTTNKPKKKGRLTSSTESGGRKQSTITNYFIRATAATSKSGTADKVTVKAHQNNVESDDQLTDIAKTQDQSVDQLLQIVDGGMSREYAVSLLEKAKGDVTVAVDIFYSSSENNVTAIDKNIALQNTQNETTDKCSNTDLACDSSQATPKVSNLHVQTSLAESDSANVSLPIEKYLPIEHACWTAGQPAPYLHLARTFNLVEKEKGKIKTTAAFCNMFRSLLALSPDDVLPAVYLCTNKISPDHENMELNIGGSLVVSALEESLGTSRSKIHEMYKTYGDLGNVAQECRQNQTLLAPPRPLSIRDVYSTLRKLSAISGSGSAGRRKILVLHLIRSCREMEMKFLVRTLVRNLRIGAMMKTILPALAHAVVFDRKCAGDPVVSLEGIQSQLQSLSTEVAEAYNVIPNLDLLIPSLLSEGTAFSASSLAMVPGTPIPPMLARITNGLTQSLKAFNGKSFTCEYKYDGQRAQIHRLLDGSVRIFSRQMKESTPRFPDLVNMIKELCRPEVSSFILDAEVVGVDRKKGNKLMSFQELSSRERGNKHSSIAIDNIKVDICVFVFDIMFCDGERLLDCPLRQRRKYIHDLFQEKPGYFELAQQLTVEASEASPDNSSTLHRMNTFFKKACESSCEGIMLKTLDVDAGYSASKRCESWLKVKRDYVEGLGDSLDLVPVGAWYGNGRKAGWYSPFLMACYNPETEEFQSVCRVMSGFSDEFYKEMKEFYSGERILLRKPVYYKTDEQPEVWFTAEQVWEVRGADLTLSPVHHAAIGYVHPSRGISVRMPRYIRSVPDRSPEDCSTVADIATMFKAQTRKMDVSSEG, encoded by the exons ATggcctctctcctctcctcccccgaTGCCTCCAAATCGCTCTCCATTAACACTTCCGAGCTCTTCCTATCCTCCCTCGCCTCGCTCCCTTCGCCTCACGCCCACCCCATcctcacctccgcctccacgccgctcccgcccgtcCCAGCCGCTGTGCCGCCCACCGCACTCATCCCGGGCTCCCGATTCCTCATCGACGCCTTCCGCCACGCCGGGGACTTCTCTGTCGCCTACTTTCTCTCGCACTTCCACTCCGACCACTACGGCGGCCTAGCACCGTCCTGGCGCCGCGGCCTCATCTTTTGCTCCGCGCCCACGGCACGCCTCGTCTCTTCCGTGCTCTCCGTGCCGCCGCAGCTTGTCGTCGCCCTCGATCTCGGTGTCCGTGTGACCGTCGATGGGTGGGGCGTCACCGCCGTCGACGCCAACCACTGCCCTGGTGCCGTCCAgttcctcttctcctcccctgGACCAAACACCGAGAGGTATGTGCACACTGGTGACTTCCGTTACACGGAGTCTATGACGCACGATCCTTACTTGCTGGAGTTCGTCCGTGCTGACGCTGTGTTCCTGGACACCACATACTGCAACCCGAAGTTCACATTCCCTTCCCAAGAGGAGGCCGTGGATTATGTGGTGAATGCGATCAAGCATGTGAAAGACGAGAGTTCAGCGGCAGGAAAGCGTGTGCTGTGTCTGATCGCGACCTATGTCGTGGGCAAAGAGAGGATTTTGCTGGAGGTTGCACGGCGCTGTGGGTGCTCAATCCATGTGGACAGTAGGAAGATGGAGATTTTGACAGTGTTGGGCTTTGGTGGGGAGAATGGAGTTTTCACCGAGGACGCATCAGTAACAGATGTGCATGTTATTGGGTGGAATGTCTTAGGGGAGACATGGCCCTATTTCCGACCAAATTTTGTGAAGATGAAGGAGATCATGGTGGAGAGAGGATACATGAAGGCTGTCGGGTTTGTCCCTACCGGGTGGATGTATGAAACCAAGAAGGAAGGTTTTGCTGTTAGGGTGAAAGATTCACTTGAGATCCATCTTGTTCCTTATAGTGAGCACTCAAGCTACGACGAGTTGCGTGACTATGTTAAATTTTTGCACCCAAAGCGGGTGATCCCAACTGTTGGAGTGGATGCTGGGAAGCTCGACAGTAAGGAGGCAATTGCAATGCAGAAGCATTTTTCTGGGTTGGTAGACGAGACAGCAAACAAACAGGAGTTCTTGATGGCATTCCATCGTAGGTCAACAGATGCTACTCATAGCTGCAAAGATGTTGCTAAGTGCTCGATTCTGCATGATGGGGAGGATGCTGCTTTGTTACCAGCAATCACTTCTGCTTCTGAACAACTGGATACTTTGAGGGAGAATATTACAGAGGAAATGAAGAAAGAACTATCAGATTTCCTGCCTTCATGGGTCAGTGAGGAACAGATCATGGATCTGCTGATTAGCTCAGGTGGTGACGTCGTTAAAGCAGCATCTGATTTTTTTGAGCGGGAGAGAGATTTCTTTGAAGAAGCAAATATTTCTTGCAGTGAGACGCTCAAGTCAGAGAAAAAACATACTTCTGATCATGGGTCTTCTGCTGATGGAAGTAGTCAGCAAGAATGTCCATTATTTTCACAGAAGCCTGTGGAACACTCTACAAAACTGGTCAATTTGACTCCTACGGGAAAGAAACCGAATACAcccaaaaaggaaaagaagagggGTTCTGGCACtacaaacaaaccaaaaaagAAAGGACGATTAACTTCCTCAACAGAATCTGGTGGGCGCAAGCAGTCCACAATTACAAATTATTTCATTAGAGCTACAGCAGCCACTTCTAAAAGTGGTACAGCTGATAAAGTAACTGTGAAGGCACACCAAAATAATGTGGAAAGTGACGATCAGCTAACTGATATAGCAAAAACACAAGATCAGAGTGTAGACCAGCTTCTTCAGATTGTAGATGGCGGCATGTCCAGAGAATATGCAGTTTCTTTGCTTGAGAAGGCAAAAGGAGATGTAACTGTAGCAGTTGATATATTTTACAGTTCAAGTGAGAACAATGTAACTGCCATTGATAAGAATATTGCGCTGCAGAACACGCAAAATGAAACCACAGATAAATGTAGCAACACAGACCTGGCTTGTGATTCTTCTCAGGCTACTCCAAAGGTGTCAAACTTACATGTACAAACTTCTTTAGCAGAATCAGATTCTGCCAATGTATCGCTGCCAATCGAGAAGTATCTACCTATTGAGCATG CTTGCTGGACAGCAGGACAGCCTGCACCATACTTGCACTTGGCTCGCACTTTTAATCTggttgaaaaagaaaaaggaaagatcaAAACTACGGCAGCATTTTGCAACATGTTCAGGAG TTTGCTTGCCTTATCCCCTGATGATGTGCTACCTGCTGTTTATCTATGCACTAATAAAATTTCTCCTGACCATGAAAATATG GAACTGAACATTGGTGGGAGTCTTGTTGTATCTGCTCTGGAGGAATCATTAGGTACCAGCAGATCTAAAATACATGAGATGTACAAAACTTATGGCGATCTTG GTAATGTTGCCCAAGAATGCCGTCAGAATCAAACATTACTTGCCCCTCCTCGTCCTCTCTCCATTCGTGATGTATATTCCACACTTCGGAAACTAAG TGCAATATCAGGTAGTGGGAGTGCTGGAAGGAGAAAAATTCTTGTCTTGCATCTTATTCGGTCTTGTAGGGAAATGGAGATGAAATTTCTTGTCAGAACGCTG GTTCGTAACTTGCGTATCGGGGCTATGATGAAGACGATATTACCTGCGCTTGCACATGCTGTTGTTTTTGATAGAAAGTGTGCAGGAGATCCTGTGGTGTCCTTGGAAGGCATACAATCACAACTACAG AGTCTTTCAACTGAAGTTGCTGAGGCATACAATGTCATTCCTAATCTG GATCTGCTCATTCCTTCTCTTCTGAGCGAAGGCACTGCATTTTCAGCTTCATCCTTGGCAATGGTGCCTGGCACACCTATTCCACCTATGCTGGCAAG AATTACTAATGGATTGACCCAATCATTGAAAGCTTTTAATGGCAAATCATTTACGTGTGAGTACAA GTATGATGGTCAGCGTGCCCAGATTCACAGATTACTTGATGGATCTGTGCGAATATTTTCGAGGCAAATGAAAGAATCAACTCCAAGATTTCCTGACCTAGTGAACATGATTAAGGAGTTGTGCAGGCCTGAGGTGTCCAGCTTTATACTGGATGCTGAG GTGGTAGGAGTCGAtagaaagaaaggaaataagTTGATGTCATTCCAAGAGCTATCTTCAAGAGAAAGAGGAAACAAGCACTCATCAATTGCAATCGATAACATAAAG GTTGACATTTGTGTGTTTGTTTTTGACATCATGTTCTGTGATGGAGAGAG GCTGCTGGATTGTCCTCTTCGGCAAAGAAGAAAGT ACATTCATGACTTGTTCCAGGAGAAGCCAGGATATTTTGAGTTAGCTCAGCAGCTAACT GTAGAAGCCAGCGAAGCTTCACCAGACAACTCTAGCACTTTGCATAGAATGAACACATTTTTCAAAAAGGCATGCGAGTCTTCTTGTGAGGGTATAATGTTAAAGACTTTGGATGTTGATGCTGGATACTCTGCTTCCAAACGCTGTGAATCATGGTTAAAG GTCAAGCGTGACTACGTGGAAGGCTTAGGTGATAGCCTTGACTTAGTTCCAGTCGGTGCATGGTATGGAAATGGGCGGAAAGCTGGATG GTACAGTCCTTTTCTTATGGCATGCTACAACCCTGAAACTGAAGAGTTCCAAAGTGTATGCCGTGTTATGTCTGGTTTCTCAGATGAGTTCTATAAAGAG ATGAAGGAGTTTTATTCTGGGGAAAGGATACTGCTCAGGAAGCCTGTTTACTACAAAACAGATGAGCAACCAGAGGTGTGGTTCACTGCAGAACAAGTTTGGGAGGTCCGAGGCGCAG ACCTCACCCTATCGCCTGTTCACCATGCGGCCATTGGGTATGTCCACCCATCGCGTGGCATCTCGGTGAGGATGCCGAGGTACATCCGCTCGGTTCCAGATCGGAGCCCAGAGGATTGCAGCACGGTCGCTGATATTGCCACAATGTTCAAAGCTCAGACCCGGAAGATGGATGTCAGCAGTGAGGGCTAG
- the LOC117854745 gene encoding DNA ligase 6 isoform X5, translating to MASLLSSPDASKSLSINTSELFLSSLASLPSPHAHPILTSASTPLPPVPAAVPPTALIPGSRFLIDAFRHAGDFSVAYFLSHFHSDHYGGLAPSWRRGLIFCSAPTARLVSSVLSVPPQLVVALDLGVRVTVDGWGVTAVDANHCPGAVQFLFSSPGPNTERYVHTGDFRYTESMTHDPYLLEFVRADAVFLDTTYCNPKFTFPSQEEAVDYVVNAIKHVKDESSAAGKRVLCLIATYVVGKERILLEVARRCGCSIHVDSRKMEILTVLGFGGENGVFTEDASVTDVHVIGWNVLGETWPYFRPNFVKMKEIMVERGYMKAVGFVPTGWMYETKKEGFAVRVKDSLEIHLVPYSEHSSYDELRDYVKFLHPKRVIPTVGVDAGKLDSKEAIAMQKHFSGLVDETANKQEFLMAFHRRSTDATHSCKDVAKCSILHDGEDAALLPAITSASEQLDTLRENITEEMKKELSDFLPSWVSEEQIMDLLISSGGDVVKAASDFFERERDFFEEANISCSETLKSEKKHTSDHGSSADGSSQQECPLFSQKPVEHSTKLVNLTPTGKKPNTPKKEKKRGSGTTNKPKKKGRLTSSTESGGRKQSTITNYFIRATAATSKSGTADKVTVKAHQNNVESDDQLTDIAKTQDQSVDQLLQIVDGGMSREYAVSLLEKAKGDVTVAVDIFYSSSENNVTAIDKNIALQNTQNETTDKCSNTDLACDSSQATPKVSNLHVQTSLAESDSANVSLPIEKYLPIEHACWTAGQPAPYLHLARTFNLVEKEKGKIKTTAAFCNMFRSLLALSPDDVLPAVYLCTNKISPDHENMELNIGGSLVVSALEESLGTSRSKIHEMYKTYGDLGNVAQECRQNQTLLAPPRPLSIRDVYSTLRKLSAISGSGSAGRRKILVLHLIRSCREMEMKFLVRTLVRNLRIGAMMKTILPALAHAVVFDRKCAGDPVVSLEGIQSQLQSLSTEVAEAYNVIPNLDLLIPSLLSEGTAFSASSLAMVPGTPIPPMLARITNGLTQSLKAFNGKSFTCEYKYDGQRAQIHRLLDGSVRIFSRQMKESTPRFPDLVNMIKELCRPEVSSFILDAEVVGVDRKKGNKLMSFQELSSRERGNKHSSIAIDNIKAAGLSSSAKKKVHS from the exons ATggcctctctcctctcctcccccgaTGCCTCCAAATCGCTCTCCATTAACACTTCCGAGCTCTTCCTATCCTCCCTCGCCTCGCTCCCTTCGCCTCACGCCCACCCCATcctcacctccgcctccacgccgctcccgcccgtcCCAGCCGCTGTGCCGCCCACCGCACTCATCCCGGGCTCCCGATTCCTCATCGACGCCTTCCGCCACGCCGGGGACTTCTCTGTCGCCTACTTTCTCTCGCACTTCCACTCCGACCACTACGGCGGCCTAGCACCGTCCTGGCGCCGCGGCCTCATCTTTTGCTCCGCGCCCACGGCACGCCTCGTCTCTTCCGTGCTCTCCGTGCCGCCGCAGCTTGTCGTCGCCCTCGATCTCGGTGTCCGTGTGACCGTCGATGGGTGGGGCGTCACCGCCGTCGACGCCAACCACTGCCCTGGTGCCGTCCAgttcctcttctcctcccctgGACCAAACACCGAGAGGTATGTGCACACTGGTGACTTCCGTTACACGGAGTCTATGACGCACGATCCTTACTTGCTGGAGTTCGTCCGTGCTGACGCTGTGTTCCTGGACACCACATACTGCAACCCGAAGTTCACATTCCCTTCCCAAGAGGAGGCCGTGGATTATGTGGTGAATGCGATCAAGCATGTGAAAGACGAGAGTTCAGCGGCAGGAAAGCGTGTGCTGTGTCTGATCGCGACCTATGTCGTGGGCAAAGAGAGGATTTTGCTGGAGGTTGCACGGCGCTGTGGGTGCTCAATCCATGTGGACAGTAGGAAGATGGAGATTTTGACAGTGTTGGGCTTTGGTGGGGAGAATGGAGTTTTCACCGAGGACGCATCAGTAACAGATGTGCATGTTATTGGGTGGAATGTCTTAGGGGAGACATGGCCCTATTTCCGACCAAATTTTGTGAAGATGAAGGAGATCATGGTGGAGAGAGGATACATGAAGGCTGTCGGGTTTGTCCCTACCGGGTGGATGTATGAAACCAAGAAGGAAGGTTTTGCTGTTAGGGTGAAAGATTCACTTGAGATCCATCTTGTTCCTTATAGTGAGCACTCAAGCTACGACGAGTTGCGTGACTATGTTAAATTTTTGCACCCAAAGCGGGTGATCCCAACTGTTGGAGTGGATGCTGGGAAGCTCGACAGTAAGGAGGCAATTGCAATGCAGAAGCATTTTTCTGGGTTGGTAGACGAGACAGCAAACAAACAGGAGTTCTTGATGGCATTCCATCGTAGGTCAACAGATGCTACTCATAGCTGCAAAGATGTTGCTAAGTGCTCGATTCTGCATGATGGGGAGGATGCTGCTTTGTTACCAGCAATCACTTCTGCTTCTGAACAACTGGATACTTTGAGGGAGAATATTACAGAGGAAATGAAGAAAGAACTATCAGATTTCCTGCCTTCATGGGTCAGTGAGGAACAGATCATGGATCTGCTGATTAGCTCAGGTGGTGACGTCGTTAAAGCAGCATCTGATTTTTTTGAGCGGGAGAGAGATTTCTTTGAAGAAGCAAATATTTCTTGCAGTGAGACGCTCAAGTCAGAGAAAAAACATACTTCTGATCATGGGTCTTCTGCTGATGGAAGTAGTCAGCAAGAATGTCCATTATTTTCACAGAAGCCTGTGGAACACTCTACAAAACTGGTCAATTTGACTCCTACGGGAAAGAAACCGAATACAcccaaaaaggaaaagaagagggGTTCTGGCACtacaaacaaaccaaaaaagAAAGGACGATTAACTTCCTCAACAGAATCTGGTGGGCGCAAGCAGTCCACAATTACAAATTATTTCATTAGAGCTACAGCAGCCACTTCTAAAAGTGGTACAGCTGATAAAGTAACTGTGAAGGCACACCAAAATAATGTGGAAAGTGACGATCAGCTAACTGATATAGCAAAAACACAAGATCAGAGTGTAGACCAGCTTCTTCAGATTGTAGATGGCGGCATGTCCAGAGAATATGCAGTTTCTTTGCTTGAGAAGGCAAAAGGAGATGTAACTGTAGCAGTTGATATATTTTACAGTTCAAGTGAGAACAATGTAACTGCCATTGATAAGAATATTGCGCTGCAGAACACGCAAAATGAAACCACAGATAAATGTAGCAACACAGACCTGGCTTGTGATTCTTCTCAGGCTACTCCAAAGGTGTCAAACTTACATGTACAAACTTCTTTAGCAGAATCAGATTCTGCCAATGTATCGCTGCCAATCGAGAAGTATCTACCTATTGAGCATG CTTGCTGGACAGCAGGACAGCCTGCACCATACTTGCACTTGGCTCGCACTTTTAATCTggttgaaaaagaaaaaggaaagatcaAAACTACGGCAGCATTTTGCAACATGTTCAGGAG TTTGCTTGCCTTATCCCCTGATGATGTGCTACCTGCTGTTTATCTATGCACTAATAAAATTTCTCCTGACCATGAAAATATG GAACTGAACATTGGTGGGAGTCTTGTTGTATCTGCTCTGGAGGAATCATTAGGTACCAGCAGATCTAAAATACATGAGATGTACAAAACTTATGGCGATCTTG GTAATGTTGCCCAAGAATGCCGTCAGAATCAAACATTACTTGCCCCTCCTCGTCCTCTCTCCATTCGTGATGTATATTCCACACTTCGGAAACTAAG TGCAATATCAGGTAGTGGGAGTGCTGGAAGGAGAAAAATTCTTGTCTTGCATCTTATTCGGTCTTGTAGGGAAATGGAGATGAAATTTCTTGTCAGAACGCTG GTTCGTAACTTGCGTATCGGGGCTATGATGAAGACGATATTACCTGCGCTTGCACATGCTGTTGTTTTTGATAGAAAGTGTGCAGGAGATCCTGTGGTGTCCTTGGAAGGCATACAATCACAACTACAG AGTCTTTCAACTGAAGTTGCTGAGGCATACAATGTCATTCCTAATCTG GATCTGCTCATTCCTTCTCTTCTGAGCGAAGGCACTGCATTTTCAGCTTCATCCTTGGCAATGGTGCCTGGCACACCTATTCCACCTATGCTGGCAAG AATTACTAATGGATTGACCCAATCATTGAAAGCTTTTAATGGCAAATCATTTACGTGTGAGTACAA GTATGATGGTCAGCGTGCCCAGATTCACAGATTACTTGATGGATCTGTGCGAATATTTTCGAGGCAAATGAAAGAATCAACTCCAAGATTTCCTGACCTAGTGAACATGATTAAGGAGTTGTGCAGGCCTGAGGTGTCCAGCTTTATACTGGATGCTGAG GTGGTAGGAGTCGAtagaaagaaaggaaataagTTGATGTCATTCCAAGAGCTATCTTCAAGAGAAAGAGGAAACAAGCACTCATCAATTGCAATCGATAACATAAAG GCTGCTGGATTGTCCTCTTCGGCAAAGAAGAAAGT ACATTCATGA
- the LOC117854745 gene encoding DNA ligase 6 isoform X4, which produces MASLLSSPDASKSLSINTSELFLSSLASLPSPHAHPILTSASTPLPPVPAAVPPTALIPGSRFLIDAFRHAGDFSVAYFLSHFHSDHYGGLAPSWRRGLIFCSAPTARLVSSVLSVPPQLVVALDLGVRVTVDGWGVTAVDANHCPGAVQFLFSSPGPNTERYVHTGDFRYTESMTHDPYLLEFVRADAVFLDTTYCNPKFTFPSQEEAVDYVVNAIKHVKDESSAAGKRVLCLIATYVVGKERILLEVARRCGCSIHVDSRKMEILTVLGFGGENGVFTEDASVTDVHVIGWNVLGETWPYFRPNFVKMKEIMVERGYMKAVGFVPTGWMYETKKEGFAVRVKDSLEIHLVPYSEHSSYDELRDYVKFLHPKRVIPTVGVDAGKLDSKEAIAMQKHFSGLVDETANKQEFLMAFHRRSTDATHSCKDVAKCSILHDGEDAALLPAITSASEQLDTLRENITEEMKKELSDFLPSWVSEEQIMDLLISSGGDVVKAASDFFERERDFFEEANISCSETLKSEKKHTSDHGSSADGSSQQECPLFSQKPVEHSTKLVNLTPTGKKPNTPKKEKKRGSGTTNKPKKKGRLTSSTESGGRKQSTITNYFIRATAATSKSGTADKVTVKAHQNNVESDDQLTDIAKTQDQSVDQLLQIVDGGMSREYAVSLLEKAKGDVTVAVDIFYSSSENNVTAIDKNIALQNTQNETTDKCSNTDLACDSSQATPKVSNLHVQTSLAESDSANVSLPIEKYLPIEHACWTAGQPAPYLHLARTFNLVEKEKGKIKTTAAFCNMFRSLLALSPDDVLPAVYLCTNKISPDHENMELNIGGSLVVSALEESLGTSRSKIHEMYKTYGDLGNVAQECRQNQTLLAPPRPLSIRDVYSTLRKLSAISGSGSAGRRKILVLHLIRSCREMEMKFLVRTLVRNLRIGAMMKTILPALAHAVVFDRKCAGDPVVSLEGIQSQLQSLSTEVAEAYNVIPNLDLLIPSLLSEGTAFSASSLAMVPGTPIPPMLARITNGLTQSLKAFNGKSFTCEYKYDGQRAQIHRLLDGSVRIFSRQMKESTPRFPDLVNMIKELCRPEVSSFILDAEVVGVDRKKGNKLMSFQELSSRERGNKHSSIAIDNIKLKLNKSYSHPNSLVAWFSSIIVIYHYK; this is translated from the exons ATggcctctctcctctcctcccccgaTGCCTCCAAATCGCTCTCCATTAACACTTCCGAGCTCTTCCTATCCTCCCTCGCCTCGCTCCCTTCGCCTCACGCCCACCCCATcctcacctccgcctccacgccgctcccgcccgtcCCAGCCGCTGTGCCGCCCACCGCACTCATCCCGGGCTCCCGATTCCTCATCGACGCCTTCCGCCACGCCGGGGACTTCTCTGTCGCCTACTTTCTCTCGCACTTCCACTCCGACCACTACGGCGGCCTAGCACCGTCCTGGCGCCGCGGCCTCATCTTTTGCTCCGCGCCCACGGCACGCCTCGTCTCTTCCGTGCTCTCCGTGCCGCCGCAGCTTGTCGTCGCCCTCGATCTCGGTGTCCGTGTGACCGTCGATGGGTGGGGCGTCACCGCCGTCGACGCCAACCACTGCCCTGGTGCCGTCCAgttcctcttctcctcccctgGACCAAACACCGAGAGGTATGTGCACACTGGTGACTTCCGTTACACGGAGTCTATGACGCACGATCCTTACTTGCTGGAGTTCGTCCGTGCTGACGCTGTGTTCCTGGACACCACATACTGCAACCCGAAGTTCACATTCCCTTCCCAAGAGGAGGCCGTGGATTATGTGGTGAATGCGATCAAGCATGTGAAAGACGAGAGTTCAGCGGCAGGAAAGCGTGTGCTGTGTCTGATCGCGACCTATGTCGTGGGCAAAGAGAGGATTTTGCTGGAGGTTGCACGGCGCTGTGGGTGCTCAATCCATGTGGACAGTAGGAAGATGGAGATTTTGACAGTGTTGGGCTTTGGTGGGGAGAATGGAGTTTTCACCGAGGACGCATCAGTAACAGATGTGCATGTTATTGGGTGGAATGTCTTAGGGGAGACATGGCCCTATTTCCGACCAAATTTTGTGAAGATGAAGGAGATCATGGTGGAGAGAGGATACATGAAGGCTGTCGGGTTTGTCCCTACCGGGTGGATGTATGAAACCAAGAAGGAAGGTTTTGCTGTTAGGGTGAAAGATTCACTTGAGATCCATCTTGTTCCTTATAGTGAGCACTCAAGCTACGACGAGTTGCGTGACTATGTTAAATTTTTGCACCCAAAGCGGGTGATCCCAACTGTTGGAGTGGATGCTGGGAAGCTCGACAGTAAGGAGGCAATTGCAATGCAGAAGCATTTTTCTGGGTTGGTAGACGAGACAGCAAACAAACAGGAGTTCTTGATGGCATTCCATCGTAGGTCAACAGATGCTACTCATAGCTGCAAAGATGTTGCTAAGTGCTCGATTCTGCATGATGGGGAGGATGCTGCTTTGTTACCAGCAATCACTTCTGCTTCTGAACAACTGGATACTTTGAGGGAGAATATTACAGAGGAAATGAAGAAAGAACTATCAGATTTCCTGCCTTCATGGGTCAGTGAGGAACAGATCATGGATCTGCTGATTAGCTCAGGTGGTGACGTCGTTAAAGCAGCATCTGATTTTTTTGAGCGGGAGAGAGATTTCTTTGAAGAAGCAAATATTTCTTGCAGTGAGACGCTCAAGTCAGAGAAAAAACATACTTCTGATCATGGGTCTTCTGCTGATGGAAGTAGTCAGCAAGAATGTCCATTATTTTCACAGAAGCCTGTGGAACACTCTACAAAACTGGTCAATTTGACTCCTACGGGAAAGAAACCGAATACAcccaaaaaggaaaagaagagggGTTCTGGCACtacaaacaaaccaaaaaagAAAGGACGATTAACTTCCTCAACAGAATCTGGTGGGCGCAAGCAGTCCACAATTACAAATTATTTCATTAGAGCTACAGCAGCCACTTCTAAAAGTGGTACAGCTGATAAAGTAACTGTGAAGGCACACCAAAATAATGTGGAAAGTGACGATCAGCTAACTGATATAGCAAAAACACAAGATCAGAGTGTAGACCAGCTTCTTCAGATTGTAGATGGCGGCATGTCCAGAGAATATGCAGTTTCTTTGCTTGAGAAGGCAAAAGGAGATGTAACTGTAGCAGTTGATATATTTTACAGTTCAAGTGAGAACAATGTAACTGCCATTGATAAGAATATTGCGCTGCAGAACACGCAAAATGAAACCACAGATAAATGTAGCAACACAGACCTGGCTTGTGATTCTTCTCAGGCTACTCCAAAGGTGTCAAACTTACATGTACAAACTTCTTTAGCAGAATCAGATTCTGCCAATGTATCGCTGCCAATCGAGAAGTATCTACCTATTGAGCATG CTTGCTGGACAGCAGGACAGCCTGCACCATACTTGCACTTGGCTCGCACTTTTAATCTggttgaaaaagaaaaaggaaagatcaAAACTACGGCAGCATTTTGCAACATGTTCAGGAG TTTGCTTGCCTTATCCCCTGATGATGTGCTACCTGCTGTTTATCTATGCACTAATAAAATTTCTCCTGACCATGAAAATATG GAACTGAACATTGGTGGGAGTCTTGTTGTATCTGCTCTGGAGGAATCATTAGGTACCAGCAGATCTAAAATACATGAGATGTACAAAACTTATGGCGATCTTG GTAATGTTGCCCAAGAATGCCGTCAGAATCAAACATTACTTGCCCCTCCTCGTCCTCTCTCCATTCGTGATGTATATTCCACACTTCGGAAACTAAG TGCAATATCAGGTAGTGGGAGTGCTGGAAGGAGAAAAATTCTTGTCTTGCATCTTATTCGGTCTTGTAGGGAAATGGAGATGAAATTTCTTGTCAGAACGCTG GTTCGTAACTTGCGTATCGGGGCTATGATGAAGACGATATTACCTGCGCTTGCACATGCTGTTGTTTTTGATAGAAAGTGTGCAGGAGATCCTGTGGTGTCCTTGGAAGGCATACAATCACAACTACAG AGTCTTTCAACTGAAGTTGCTGAGGCATACAATGTCATTCCTAATCTG GATCTGCTCATTCCTTCTCTTCTGAGCGAAGGCACTGCATTTTCAGCTTCATCCTTGGCAATGGTGCCTGGCACACCTATTCCACCTATGCTGGCAAG AATTACTAATGGATTGACCCAATCATTGAAAGCTTTTAATGGCAAATCATTTACGTGTGAGTACAA GTATGATGGTCAGCGTGCCCAGATTCACAGATTACTTGATGGATCTGTGCGAATATTTTCGAGGCAAATGAAAGAATCAACTCCAAGATTTCCTGACCTAGTGAACATGATTAAGGAGTTGTGCAGGCCTGAGGTGTCCAGCTTTATACTGGATGCTGAG GTGGTAGGAGTCGAtagaaagaaaggaaataagTTGATGTCATTCCAAGAGCTATCTTCAAGAGAAAGAGGAAACAAGCACTCATCAATTGCAATCGATAACATAAAG CTTAAACTGAACAAATCATATTCTCACCCCAACTCCCTGGTGGCCTGGTTCTCTTCAATCATTGTCATATATCACTACAAATAA